The following are encoded together in the Babesia microti strain RI chromosome II, complete genome genome:
- a CDS encoding hypothetical protein (overlaps_old_locusTagID:BBM_II01355), whose product MSLSLELFNVTQRYFKQSKIKSFVIPLPSVDKSTVDLRIVFCNILSSVNKHMKIKHINIDKHKHIDILFEIFRRSCLPDFVGLLVIYGITSKTQLDVQDNLDILYSFRNQNIKDIIPNETCDKEIKVINSKPIALGLVELLDQDEHCLKLIWVDDQFDRLDPNLSRMVTLRTIAHAFDYIYPKPHNAGSRSRNNNSSRNRQKHISFLESHGKLYPKSVYYFLTDISIDSSLKFGMHYETLEDGGSHEDYASTSIQCKCYKFADKPNAFMFWGISESRLKNVWNLNRSKIVPTTTPNEEVVKLACDISMRHVTLVNELSMA is encoded by the exons ATGTCATTGTCACTGGAGTTATTTAATGTCACTCAACGTTACTTTAAACAATCTAAAATTAAGTCATTCGTCATACCATTACCCAGTGTTGACAAATCAACTGTAGATTTGCGTATCGTTTTCTGTAACATATTATCGTCTGTGAATAAGCACATGAAGATTAAACACATAAACATAGATAAGCATAAACATATAGACATATTGTTTGAG ATATTTAGACGATCGTGTCTCCCAGATTTCGTGGGTTTATTGGTTATATATGGCATAACATCCAAGACGCAACTAGATGTACAagataatttagatattttatactCTTTTCGAAACCAAAACATAAAAGATATCATACCAAATGAAACCTGCGACAAGGAAATTAAGGTTATTAATAGCAAACCCATAGCTTTGGGTTTGGTGGAACTGTTGGATCAAGATGAACATTGTTTGAAACTGATTTGGGTGGATGATCAATTCGATCGTCTAGATCCTAATCTCAGTAGAATGGTCACTCTACGTACTATCGCACATGCCTTTGACTATATTTATCCTAAGCCACACAATGCTGGATCTAGGTCTAGAAACAATAATAGTTCCCGTAACCGTCAAAAACACATATCTTTCCTGGAAAGTCATGGCAAGTTATATCCAAAATCGGTATACTACTTTCTCACGGATATAAGCATTGACTCAAGTCTCAAATTTGGAATGCACTATGAAACATTAGAAGATGGAGGATCGCATGAGGATTATGCATCAACATCAATCCAGTGCAAATGTTACAAGTTTGCCGATAAACCCAATGCCTTCATGTTTTGGGGTATTTCCGAGTCTAGACTTAAGAATGTGTGGAATCTGAATAGGAGCAAAATTGTACCCACAACGACCCCTAATGAAGAAGTTGTTAAATTAGCATGCGATATTTCCATGAGGCATGTGACACTTGTTAATGAATTGTCAATGGCATAA
- a CDS encoding conserved Plasmodium protein, unknown function (overlaps_old_locusTagID:BBM_II01360), producing the protein MGIFSTISYIITLPVTCLRYKTARIIDRERVVKLGIICRNFWILFPPLIAYQYIRQKDQDMFVTELFYNTTVAQNEDNDPKSFYNTQLRGGNKYWKMQRDISLLKKAAES; encoded by the exons atggGTATATTCAGTACCATCTCCTATATAATCACCCTGCCCGTAACATGCTTGCGCTACAAAACTGCAAGAATAATTGATCGTGAGAGGGTGGTTAAACTTGGTATCATATGTAGAAATTTTTGGATTCTATTCCCTCCTCTAATCGCCTACCAATACATTAGACAG AAGGATCAAGATATGTTTGTAACAGAACTATTCTACAACACTACTGTGGCTCAGAATGAGGACAATGACCCTAAGAGTTTTTATAATACTCAGTTGAGGGGGGGAAATAAGTATTGGAAGATGCAAAGGGATATTTCTCTTCTTAAGAAGGCAGCTGAATCATGA
- a CDS encoding conserved Plasmodium protein, unknown function (overlaps_old_locusTagID:BBM_II01365;~overlaps_old_locusTagID:BBM_II01370): MHSNALFLLILIFNNAYCRIVYPSTFVEKVEDILSRTYGEREVLLFKEMINDLHHGNTNWSERDEKDLINNIAKFFGSNSVELYKNILNHLNTPQTFNSYDDQIVISSINLFKQEFVKLNNLIDKHVIPQYHRFLQLKQHAAIVNNKTDITRHSDTVCWSPASCGAVESILNICTSIRGGADIVYDKFSVAVHVLGSVMAVLCGCIFVGPVHHCVLKNFPYTCKLPFPVFNSLLMANSMIWEVTKLTSVICRVYGDPGISSTLVRYNR; encoded by the exons ATGCACTCAAACGCGTTATTTCTGTtgattttaatatttaataatgcaTACTGTAGAATCGTATATCCCTCTACAT TTGTGGAAAAGGTAGAAGATATATTGTCCAGGACTTATGGAG AAAGGGAAGTCCTACTATTCAA GGAAATGATCAACGATTTACATCA TGGTAACACTAATTGGTCTGAAAGAGATGAGAAAGACCTAATA AACAATATCGcaaaattttttggttCCAACTCTGTGGAACTATACAAGAacatattaaatcatttaaataCACCACAAACATTCAATAGCTACGATGATCAAATTGTCATTTCTTCAATCAATCTTTTCAAACAGGAGTTTGTCAAA ctaaataatttgatagaCAAACATGTTATACCGCAGTACCATCGTTTCCTACAGTTAAAACAACACGCCGCTATTGTTAAT AATAAAACAGATATAACACGACATTCTGATACTGTTTGCTGGTCACCAGCTTCATGTGGAGCAGTAGAG TCgatattgaatatttgtaCATCTATTAGAGGTGGAGCTGATATTGTTTatgacaaattttcagtGGCAGTTCACGTTTTGGGTTCAGTAATGGCCGTACTTTGCGGTTGTATTTTTGTAGGACCTGTACATCATTGTgtactaaaaaattttcca TATACATGCAAATTGCCATTCCCTGTTTTTAACTCACTACTCATGGCGAATTCGATGATATGGGAGGTCACAAAATTGACTAGTGTCATTTGTAGAGTATATGGAg ATCCTGGAATATCTAGTACCCTCGTGAGGTATAACAGATGA
- a CDS encoding large subunit ribosomal protein L9e (overlaps_old_locusTagID:BBM_II01375), with protein MKSIYSSQTVSIPDGVEVSIHARNVTVKGKHGELKRSFRHLPLDIRHSKNKKTIIISLWFGSTTGIAFIRTIATHIHNMIKGVTEKYQYKMRFVHAHFPINSSINDNGKIIEIRNFLGEKRVRVVKVLPGVTVEKSKNVKDEIILTGADLENVSHSAALIHQSALVRNKDIRQFLDGIYVSEVGTLKDDDQ; from the exons ATGAAATCCATATATTCGTCGCAGACGGTCAGTATTCCAGATGGTG TTGAGGTATCTATTCATGCTCGCAATGTTACAGTCAAGGGAAAACATGGAGAATTGAAACGTTCATTTCGTCATTTACCCCTAGATATCAGACACTCTAAGAACAAGAAGACTATAATCATCTCATTGTGGTTCGGTTCTACTACTGGAATAGCATTTATCAGAACCATTGCTACTCACATCCACAATATGATAAAGGGTGTTACTGAGAAGTACCAGTATAAGATGAGATTCGTTCATGCTCATTTCCCTATCAATTCTTCAATCAATGACAACGGAAAGATCATTGAAATTCGGAACTTTTTGGGTGAAAAAAGGGTGAGAGTGGTTAAAGTGCTACCGGGCGTTACGGTTGAGAAGTCCAAGAATGTCAAAGATGAAATCATACTTACAGGTGCAGATCTTGAAAATGTTTCTCATTCCGCAGCTTTGATTCACCAATCCGCTTTAGTGAGAAACAAGGACATTAGGCAATTTTTAGACGGTATTTATGTCAGTGAAGTTGGTACTCTAAAGGATGATGATCAATAA
- a CDS encoding mitochondrial ribosomal protein S15 precursor, putative (overlaps_old_locusTagID:BBM_II01380): MGPRMSRLCKILSPYLLNQTRLVAHVKTYRYTGQRAVQIHGIKSEWYLQAEKEFLDERALRPEGLIGRWHIEDLVNLQPQILQILDLKLASSREVMKARKLLLRRRLQKQPFDTGSVAVQLACTCEKILNLRAHLIKHPKDSPQKRNMAMLLSRRYRIMKYFYQTDPQLYIKVCQLLKIKCVLFAIPDSRSRAKAINNLGIDGDRCKFLIRQKLWWGRHRAMPVKLPSGKLVAYTRHIMEKPPDNFNMPKKHNDQISPAWPYGVKLDRLQGNYVIHNPTAPGLGYCPVPMVF, encoded by the exons ATGGGGCCTAGAATGTCTAGATTGTGTAAGATTCTTAGTCCATACCTTCTTAACCAAACAAGACTAGTAGCCCATGTTAAGACCTATCGTTACACCGGGCAAAGGGCGGTGCAAATCCATGGAATCAAGTCTGAGTGGTATTTACAGGCGGAGAAAGAATTCTTAGATGAAAGAGCATTGAGGCCGGAAGGTTTGATAGGCCGTTGGCATATAGAAgatttggtaaatttacaaCCTCAAATTTTACAGATTTTAGACCTAAAGTTAGCAAGTTCTAGAGAAGTTATGAAGGCAcgtaaattgttattaagACGAAGATTGCAAAAACAGCCCTTTGATACGGGTTCAGTAGCTGTTCAAC TTGCTTGCACGTGTGAAAAGATTCTAAATCTTAGGGCTCATTTGATTAAACACCCAAAGGACTCACCACAAAAACGCAACATGGCTATGTTACTGTCACGAAGATATAGGATAATGAAGTATTTTTACCAGACAGATCcacaattgtatattaaagtTTGCCAATTGCTCA agATAAAATGTGTGTTATTCGCCATCCCTGACTCCAGAAGCAGGGCCAAA GCAATAAATAACTTGGGAATCGACGGCGATagatgtaaatttttgattagACAAAAGCTATGGTGGG gTCGACACCGGGCCATGCCAGTTAAGTTACCCAGTGGTAAACTGGTAGCTTACACTAGACATATCATGGAGAAACCACCTGACAATTTTAACA TGCCAAAGAAGCATAACGATCAGATATCTCCGGCTTGGCCCTACGGTGTTAAATTGGACAGGCTTCAAGGTAATTACGTAATACACAATCCTACGGCACCAGGCTTGGGCTACTGCCCAGTTCCAATGGTATTCTGA
- a CDS encoding Tetratricopeptide repeat protein 27 homolog (overlaps_old_locusTagID:BBM_II01385), which yields MNGNQNFHRFVELIEKLLLDDRVQYICYYISELHSIDFIDNALVSELINSVDSVKSLKYNRNNEIMCFALDSLAIYTKEVCNVIELNNSIDKSIEALSNLLANKSTYNLNDDILSTLKNLYLLTLSVAYLNIFIVSNWTGPQIGYVLPSDQVIIDRESKCKKNSESNDSELFNKFLIFGIPNKPLRQLLSQTLDTSIAEQLGIDGEIVYDGVFGITYFHLSKYLLNHVTSSFDNNKLSTLFIWNARMGYIHQSIIRDGHQNYCNSLAKMSIFDYIQSLKQLRLLQNFQIDHFSTTNYQTISHQIEFDNQFKSLLLMELIKHLITFGFNHLVSQVIDEATNILNITVDFTGKLGICRKYQKVPHAQLVVDIKGHSNYHNLSTQVINGKTPNVLHLYELDQDNDIFEVPVFIGDNDELDDSYIRNLTIAEESILLCRCLHLCLNITSDDEIGLEQLNTLASKVLYKTSTDIYNNPDNLNSSSCWSTTTCALWFKSKAEHLKCSKACRAAMQLDELATQFYNTKTEAMYRLKHFHNIYYPSIWDIRREGAKRLLRIGSLISACDLYNELGMYEDSIICMTVAGRRQEAKKLVLELLDKQEHPYLWCSLGDIEVSADHYLKAWVLSNYKYARAQRSLGALYYMKKSYGDSALAFNTSLSINPLNKTSCYTLGCCYLHLCQFDKALEAFSKAIVLDPDMGDVWANMASAHLKLQNYKQAKIALEEAIKRNRSSRKIWDMYLSTCLLIKDVNSVCIAANKLCELGHYDSVKPWAVAFILSQYNPDNIGSTATSRSLDCIRKTFENIISGCNDSDIWDLCAQYSIINNDFNTAIEYTFKQYRVIYNKIVSANDELVNLALSALLCLQRITKYIDKVDNYNVIAMNTKDNINSLVKHLKNMNIESNEVNNVACQLIQQLNK from the coding sequence ATGAACGgtaatcaaaattttcatcgCTTTGTAGAActaattgaaaaattgttattggaTGATCGGGtgcaatatatttgttactATATCAGTGAATTGCATAGTATTGATTTCATCGATAATGCGCTAGTATCTGAATTGATTAACTCGGTTGATTCtgtaaaatcattaaaGTACAATCGCAACAATGAGATCATGTGTTTTGCATTAGATTCACTCGCCATTTATACTAAAGAAGTCTGTAATGTGATagaattaaacaattctATTGACAAATCAATAGAAGCATTGAGTAATTTATTAGCCAACAAATCTACCtataatttgaatgatGATATACTTTCTACACTGAAGAATTTATACTTACTCACACTATCTGTTGCTTACCTAAACATATTCATAGTATCAAATTGGACTGGACCACAAATTGGTTATGTGTTACCCTCAGACCAAGTAATTATTGACAGAGAAAGTAAGTGCAAAAAAAATTCTGAATCTAACGATTCAGAATTGTTCAATAAATTTCTCATTTTTGGAATACCAAACAAACCGCTACGGCAATTACTTTCTCAAACACTGGATACTAGCATTGCCGAACAACTTGGCATTGATGGTGAAATAGTTTACGATGGAGTTTTTGGAATAACTTATTTTCACCTATCTAAATATCTCCTCAATCATGTGACGTCATCATttgacaataataaattatcaactcTTTTCATATGGAATGCTAGAATGGGTTACATCCACCAATCAATCATCAGAGATGgacatcaaaattattgcaattcACTGGCtaaaatgtcaatatttgACTACATACAATCACTTAAACAACTAAGATTGCTTCAAAACTTTCAGATTGATCACTTTAGCACTACTAATTATCAAACTATATCGCAccaaattgaatttgataaccaatttaaatcattacTACTAatggaattgattaaaCATTTGATTACCTTTGGGTTCAACCACCTAGTATCACAAGTAATTGATGAAGctactaatatattaaacattaCAGTTGATTTCACTGGTAAATTGGGGATTTGCAGGAAATATCAAAAGGTTCCCCATGCACAGCTGGTCGTTGATATTAAAGGTCACTCTAATTAtcataatttatcaactcAGGTAATAAATGGTAAAACGCCTAATGTATTACATTTGTATGAATTGGATCAGGATAATGACATTTTTGAGGTACCTGTATTTATTGGAGATAATGATGAGTTAGATGATTCATATATAAGAAATCTTACCATTGCTGAGGAATCAATTTTGCTTTGCAGGTGTTTGCATCtatgtttaaatattactaGCGATGATGAAATTGGCTTGGAGCAGTTAAACACACTAGCATCCAAGGTACTATACAAAACATCAACagatatttataataatcccgataatttaaattcatcGAGCTGCTGGTCCACCACAACTTGTGCTTTGTGGTTCAAATCTAAAGCGGAGCATCTTAAATGTTCCAAAGCCTGTAGAGCTGCAATGCAATTGGACGAATTGGCTACGCAATTTTACAACACAAAAACTGAAGCTATGTATAGATTAAAACACTTTCATAATATTTACTACCCAAGTATATGGGATATAAGGAGGGAAGGAGCTAAACGTTTACTTCGCATTGGTTCACTAATTTCTGCATGTGATTTGTACAACGAATTGGGGATGTATGAAGATTCCATTATTTGCATGACAGTGGCGGGGAGAAGGCAAGAGGCCAAGAAACTGGTATTGGAATTGTTGGATAAACAAGAACACCCGTATTTGTGGTGCAGTCTTGGTGATATTGAAGTTTCAGCTGATCATTATTTGAAGGCGTGGGTTCtatcaaattataaatatgcaaGGGCACAACGATCACTTGGGGCCCTGTattatatgaaaaaatCATATGGCGACTCAGCACTGGCATTTAATACAAGTCTGTCAATTAATCCATTGAACAAAACCAGTTGCTACACATTGGGTTGTTGTTATTTACACCTGTGCCAATTTGACAAGGCTTTGGAGGCGTTTTCCAAAGCCATAGTATTGGACCCTGATATGGGAGATGTATGGGCTAATATGGCTTCGGCACACCttaaattacaaaattacaaacaaGCAAAAATAGCACTTGAAGAGGCTATTAAGAGAAACCGTTCCAGTAGAAAGATATGGGATATGTATTTATCCACTTGTTTGCTAATTAAAGATGTTAATTCCGTATGTATTGCGGCGAACAAATTGTGCGAATTAGGGCACTATGATTCTGTGAAACCATGGGCCGTTGCCTTTATCCTTTCCCAATATAATCCAGACAATATAGGTTCAACTGCTACATCCAGAAGTCTCGATTGCATTAGAAAGACATTcgaaaatataattagtgGATGCAATGACTCTGATATATGGGATCTATGCGCACAATACTCCATAATAAACAATGACTTCAACACTGCTATTGAGTATACATTTAAGCAATATCGTgttatttacaacaaaattgtttCTGCCAATGATGAGTTGGTTAATCTAGCCCTTTCAGCTTTGCTTTGTCTCCAGAGGataactaaatatattgataaagttGACAATTATAATGTAATTGCAATGAATACGAAGGATAACATAAATTCACTTGTAAAACACttgaaaaatatgaatattGAATCGAATGAAGTCAATAATGTAGCTTGTCAATTGATCCAACAGTTGAACAAATAA
- a CDS encoding RNA-binding protein, putative (overlaps_old_locusTagID:BBM_II01390) produces the protein MNQLVVTMIDTGSRIFFINIPSNSLSNIGPLEVYVYQQRDNNTGWAWVGFTHKKSVDYALTISDLA, from the exons ATGAATCAGTTAGTAGTTACAATGATTGACACAGGGAGTaggatattttttattaacaTTCCTTCT AATTCACTTTCTAATATTGGACCACTAGAGGTTTATGTTTATCAACAAAGAGACAATAACACTGGCTGGGCATGGGTAGGATTCACTCACAAAAAAAGCGTAGACTATGCGCTAACTATATCTGATTTGGCATAA
- a CDS encoding hypothetical protein (overlaps_old_locusTagID:BBM_II01390;~overlaps_old_locusTagID:BBM_II01395), whose product MSRNYRGSSSSSYHTNRGGDRERDHEYDGFKSENNRYYDGKYRNYYHWDERRSGTSNQCRDRSPSTHDRRHHDDRSRRERYYPYVRDRDAYINKNRDRDKDRDRSIHERDRYRSGSLYRGISRERYGKHHSSNKDRNDYYKSDRYIDKDDHYKRDRDNNRNRDKYCNDDFDMPMGSKEDQKRNKRYDNEHYDKASTPIEELGKDNFVAKDVILYTPPLPTTDPHFPDAYEATENVIQGSGYESKPIDDHPTDPYYKDYATALLAGTSIKTGMYLGSSQKLLFKKPQIEALKSTPSNTNTIVSVKSSMTADNNIPLIDPRNKNVTIGKRVVSLFDCVRLPLSHRAVTTLDSPIVDFYISGIDICNMMYDHKFVVSPLEKLNRILYRKIPSVKTEKWVSGCKTILVMGIPRHLTSQEALQLLVEVYHKSLVYDGRNIIYDDDWLSDEEIKSSTNPSRVIIKRRCNKNLLLFCGIAEFHLLFGDSNRAKNSLDTHYPQSTWRSTATSYDGTTIKIPDAPNAMALVVFYSESKAKDFWMTINSSAVHVHSCIIQCLPDPMGLRIFAEALSSSFNPDLLIQKKSNTKLAQPLLQQYNIKKEPSGRNNLRVKTEPNEPTPNRFIPLQHINPSIYCWKLNEPNCVTSDCDIIVEDSNCRNIRPNCIKNESESIENSGDSKMISANIKIDADLKSDTCISSTTSAKVDTVNVKTESEDPMYNTTERLDSGNDIRSHQNSSNITFIAPIINTDICTADELSGVLRDVGFRADVMGDIATFSCINENIMQIHCVHSRVFYTPDDNRILCLFIKFNDSIIPLIQNQCVIKFNNFRHSSTF is encoded by the coding sequence ATGTCACGAAACTATCGCGGTAGTTCCAGCTCCAGCTACCATACGAATAGAGGTGGGGATAGAGAACGAGATCATGAGTATGATGGATTCAAGTCAGAAAATAATAGATATTATGATGGGAAATAtagaaattattatcaCTGGGATGAAAGGAGATCTGGAACTAGTAACCAGTGTAGAGATCGTTCCCCCTCAACCCACGATAGAAGGCACCATGATGATAGGTCCCGCAGGGAAAGGTATTACCCGTACGTACGGGATAGGGATGcgtatataaataaaaacagGGATAGAGATAAGGATAGAGATCGAAGTATACATGAGAGGGATAGATATCGATCAGGTTCTCTATATAGAGGAATCTCCAGGGAAAGATACGGCAAGCATCATTCATCAAATAAAGACAGGAATGATTACTACAAAAGTGATagatatattgataaagaTGATCATTATAAAAGAGATCGTGATAATAATAGGAATAGGgataaatattgcaatgatgattttgacATGCCTATGGGTTCAAAGGAAGATCAAAAGCGTAATAAAAGATACGATAATGAACATTATGATAAAGCATCTACTCCTATAGAAGAATTGGGGaaagataattttgttgcaaaGGATGTTATCTTATACACCCCCCCTCTACCAACAACCGATCCTCACTTTCCTGATGCATACGAAGCAACTGAAAATGTAATTCAAGGTTCAGGATATGAAAGTAAACCAATAGATGATCATCCTACGGATCCATATTACAAAGATTACGCTACAGCACTACTAGCTGGCACTAGTATTAAGACAGGCATGTACCTAGGTTCGAGCCAGAAATTGTTATTCAAAAAGCCGCAAATTGAAGCCCTAAAATCTACTCCATCAAATACTAACACTATTGTTAGTGTTAAATCATCCATGACTGCCGATAACAATATACCTTTGATAGATCCtagaaataaaaatgtcactATTGGTAAAAGAGTTGTATCACTGTTCGATTGTGTCAGATTACCATTGTCTCACCGCGCTGTAACGACCCTAGATTCACCAATTgttgatttttatattagCGGAATTGATATATGTAATATGATGTACGATCACAAATTTGTAGTGTCTCCACTGGAAAAGTTAAATCGCATACTCTATCGAAAAATTCCATCAGTGAAAACAGAGAAATGGGTGAGTGGTTGTAAAACGATTCTAGTTATGGGCATACCTCGCCATCTAACATCCCAAGAAGCGTTACAACTGCTTGTAGAAGTTTATCACAAATCTCTAGTTTACGACGGTCGTAACATAATATACGACGATGATTGGCTGAGTGATGAGGAAATAAAATCCTCTACTAATCCTTCAAGAGTAATTATCAAGAGAAGATGTAATAAAAACTTACTATTGTTCTGTGGGATTGCTGAATTTCACTTGCTGTTTGGAGATTCTAACAGGGCAAAAAATTCTCTTGATACACATTATCCTCAATCCACATGGAGGAGCACTGCCACTTCTTATGATGGAACGACTATTAAGATACCAGATGCCCCAAATGCAATGGCACTGGTTGTATTCTATAGCGAGAGCAAAGCCAAGGATTTTTGGATGACTATAAACAGCAGTGCTGTTCATGTACATTCCTGTATCATACAATGCCTACCAGATCCCATGGGATTGCGTATTTTTGCTGAAGCATTATCCTCCTCATTTAACCCAGACCTTCTCATACAAAAGAAATCCAACACCAAATTGGCGCAGCCCTTATTGCAACAATATAACATCAAAAAGGAGCCAAGCGGCCGTAACAATTTAAGGGTCAAAACAGAACCAAATGAGCCAACTCCAAATAGATTTATTCCATTACAACACATTAACCCATCTATTTATTGCTGGAAATTAAATGAACCAAATTGTGTTACGAGCGACTGCGATATTATCGTCGAAGATTCCAATTGCAGAAATATTCGCCCCAATTGTATCAAAAATGAATCTGAATCTATTGAAAATTCTGGCGATAGCAAAATGATATCGGCGAATATTAAGATTGATGCTGATTTGAAATCTGATACTTGCATTTCTAGTACCACTAGTGCCAAAGTTGATACAGTCAACGTTAAGACTGAGAGTGAAGATCCAATGTACAACACAACAGAGCGATTAGACAGTGGTAACGATATAAGAAGCCACCAAAACAGCAGCAATATAACATTCATCGCACCAATCATAAATACAGACATATGTACTGCGGATGAGCTGTCTGGTGTGCTGAGGGATGTAGGATTTAGGGCAGATGTAATGGGTGATATTGCTACATTCAGCTGTATTAACGAAAATATCATGCAAATTCATTGTGTTCATAGCCGCGTATTTTACACCCCTGATGACAATCGCATATTATgcttatttattaaattcaacGACTCAATAATTCCTCTCATTCAAAATCAGTGTGTAATCAAGTTTAACAACTTTCGTCATTCTAGTACATTTTAA
- a CDS encoding microsomal signal peptidase protein, putative (SPC1) (overlaps_old_locusTagID:BBM_II01400), translating to MDFKGQRLAKIIIFVAMVISTIIGFLVGYYMGSFFYTFVIITIGCITVAIATIPNWQMYNKNPIQWTPISKHK from the exons ATG GACTTCAAGGGACAAAGGTTAgctaaaataattattttcgTCGCTATGGTCATATCTACAATTATTGGATTCTTAGTCGGTTACTATATGGGCTCATTTTTTTACACCtttgtaattataacaatagGATGTATCACAGTAGCAATT GCAACTATACCTAACTGGCAAATGTACAACAAGAATCCAATCCAATGGACTCCCATTAGCAAGCATAAGTAG
- a CDS encoding peptide chain release factor RF-1 (overlaps_old_locusTagID:BBM_II01405;~overlaps_old_locusTagID:BBM_II01410), translated as MDTLTLYTLLFICITQTYTSAIVQYSSHIVKFPLNYINLATNHLDSSVIFPTKTYSSQTNDITMEIRFGVGGNEAKLWSKDLCDVYSKYLKTKNLHTQLTEFGHKYLLNISTKSGMKSNFDMIALFNSLSWEAGVHQVKRVPLTEKRGRLHSSTASIAVLPSNISLGGRDTNYETIINDININPKDIQWNTCRSSGPGGQNVNKVETSVELVHLPSGIKVECSETRSQGDNKKRAIEKLREKLARIKLEESLDTAKSIRNSQIQRSLRCEKIRTYYFNTNRIIDNRCNCHFNLNSFKMARIDDLRCEHAESHLNLMDM; from the exons ATGGACACTCTAACACTGTATACCTTACTGTTTATATGTATCACACAAACATATACATCAGCAATTGTACAGTATAGTAGTCATATCgtaaaatttccattaaaTTACATCAACCTAGCCACTAATCATTTGGATTCTTCTGTAATCTTTCCTACCAAAACATATTCTAG CCAGACTAATGATATAACAATGGAAATAAGATTCGGTGTAGGAGGAAATGAAGCAAAGTTATGGTCAAAAGATTTATGTGAT GTATAtagcaaatatttgaagaccaaaaatttacatacgCAATTGACAGAG TTTGGACACAAATACTTGCTTAACATATCAACAAAATCTGGAATGAAATCCAA TTTTGATATGATTGCACTATTTAACAGTTTGAGTTGGGAAGCAGGTGTACATCAGGTTAAACGGGTTCCACTAACTGAGAAAAGG GGACGTCTTCACTCTTCAACGGCATCAATCGCAGTATTACCTTCAAATATAAGTTTGGGCGGTAGAGATACGAATTatgaaacaattattaatgaCATAAACATCAACCCAAAGGACATACAATGGAACACTTGCCGATCATCAGGTCCGGGAGGTCAAAATGTAAACAAA GTTGAAACTTCCGTTGAGCTTGTACACTTACCCAGTGGTATAAAAGTAGAATGTTCCGAAACAAG ATCACAGGGAGATAATAAGAAACGGGCAATTGAAAAGTTGAGAGAGAAGTTGGCCAGGATTAAACTAGAAGAATCATTGGATACAGCTAAAAGTATTAGGAATTCACAAATTCAAAGGTCACTAAGGTGTGAAAAGATAAGAACATATTACTTCAACACTAATAGAATTATTGACAATCGTTGTAATTGCCATTTCAACTTAAATTCATTCAAAATGGCAAGGATAGATGATCTTAGATGTGAACATGCTGAATCACATCTAAATTTAATGGATATGTAA